A single Dermacentor variabilis isolate Ectoservices chromosome 9, ASM5094787v1, whole genome shotgun sequence DNA region contains:
- the LOC142557026 gene encoding uncharacterized protein LOC142557026 — protein sequence MHRQSSMSSLPLESLEQDQSLASMRGSLHSCRLCPYVTESKDHMKAHLRIHTGERPYKCHLCPKRFTQCCNLTRHVRSHAGERPFICVHCGASYSRKSNLSNHMACHAGMKP from the coding sequence GTTCCTTGCCATTGGAGTCCCTGGAGCAGGACCAGTCGCTCGCTTCCATGCGTGGCTCACTGCATTCCTGCCGGCTGTGCCCCTATGTGACTGAGTCCAAGGACCACATGAAGGCACATCTGCGCATACACACGGGCGAGCGCCCTTACAAGTGCCACCTCTGCCCCAAGAGGTTCACTCAGTGTTGCAACCTGACACGGCATGTGCGCAGCCACGCTGGAGAACGCCCCTTTATCTGTGTGCACTGCGGCGCATCCTATTCGCGGAAGAGCAACCTCTCCAATCACATGGCCTGTCATGCAGGGATGAAGCCATAA